Proteins co-encoded in one Lucilia cuprina isolate Lc7/37 chromosome X, ASM2204524v1, whole genome shotgun sequence genomic window:
- the LOC124419420 gene encoding uncharacterized protein LOC124419420, with protein MEAILHKSRLLRMDRVEEQMPRITPIRENATEAQIIAYEESLRKLRDYQDKDQDARAEIIVSLQPDIIKMVKNFKTSPEIWSYLKETFDRKSTRTNAELFRKLLNLKIKENQNITEYLTEFDIIVSDLREIIDDMDDDFLTVMLLDSLSSKYESIRAAFDAANEFPTLNILRSRLLEIGDKF; from the coding sequence ATGGAAGCCATTTTACACAAAAGCCGTCTGTTGCGTATGGATAGAGTAGAAGAGCAAATGCCAAGGATCACTCCTATTCGAGAGAATGCTACGGAAGCGCAAATAATTGCATATGAAGAATCATTAAGGAAATTGCGTGATTATCAAGATAAGGATCAAGATGCTCGAGCAGAAATAATTGTTTCTTTGCAACCCGATATAATAAAAAtggtgaaaaatttcaaaacttcacCTGAAATATGGTCTTATCTCAAGGAAACTTTTGATAGAAAATCAACTAGAACGAATGCGGAACTATTTCGTAAactattaaatttgaaaatcaaagaaaaccaaaatataaCTGAATATTTAACAGAATTTGATATAATTGTATCTGATCTACGCGAAATAATTGATGATATGGATGATGACTTTTTAACCGTAATGTTATTGGATAGCTTATCATCTAAATATGAATCTATCAGAGCAGCATTTGATGCTGCTAATGAATTTCCAACTTTGAATATTTTACGATCTAGATTGTTGGAAATTGgtgataaattttaa